One Osmerus eperlanus chromosome 2, fOsmEpe2.1, whole genome shotgun sequence genomic window, GAAGTAAATGACCACAACACATGTATTCAGTGTGAAGTCTCTCTCCTGACaatctctcgttctctttctttctcttatctcgctctctttatctctctcttggtTTCTATCGTTCTCTGCATCTCACTCTTTACGTCTTCCCATAGCTCTCTAAAGGAGAAGATGAGCCAGAACTTATTGCAGTGGAGCGTGGCAGATGTGGTGACGTACTTCTGTGCTGCAGGCTTTCCAGAGCAGGCTATAGCTTTTCGAACACAGGTAGCTACACGCACTTTCACAAACCACCACATGGGGGAGGTAGCATCCTTCAGAATACTTGTCCATGACTGAAAAAATGTCCTTTTCTATACCAGGACATTTGATAATTCTCCTAATTTacgaaaaaaaaatctaatcttgTGCCCGAGGATACATATGCTGGATAAATATTCGGTGTTGCTAACTGCTTTGTAAGACCTAATCCTGTGGACAACCTTGAATTATGCCCTTTCATCATCTCCTGACAGGAAATTGATGGGAAGTCCCTCCTCCTGATGCAGCGCAGCGATGTGCTGACTGGCTTGTCCATCCGTCTTGGTCCCGCCCTAAAGATCTATGAGCGTCACGTGAAGGTTCTGCAGCGGACCCACTTCCTGGATGAGGAGGATCTCTGATGAGACAGCACCTCACTCGAGGAGCACCTGCCTGCATTCGACATTCTCACAGTTCTCCCTGGAACCACTACTGAGTCCgccgggaggtgaggggggaggaaacgGTGACTGCTGTCACGACGGGGGATTGACACGGCCTCCAAGGTCATCACCCTACCTCTGTCTCGTACCGGGCAAAACTCTTATTTTCACCCATTCTGGTGACCTTGTTCCTGTAGGATCTGTCTTCTGTAAGGAATAGGAATCCTTGATATGGGTGTTCAAAGTGGAGAAGGTCTGACCTTGATGAGGTTTGACCAGATTCGCCATGCTCTCTCTGGACCACATATGGACTTGAGAAATGACTGCACACTGTAGTGCTGTCACCTGAATACTGACAAGATAAATTATAGTTTACGCTCAGTTGATCAACTAAGGTACCAACATCATTTCATTGTTTATTCAGAGATCACATTTCAAGCCTCATAAGTTCAACAAGACATTTATTTGTTGGACCTTTCCCCAGGTTTTTTCAGGCAATGTCAGTTTTATCTGAAAATGAATGTACAGTATGCAATTAGTCTTTCATATGGTCAGGCTCACCAGCAAAGACAGTTTAGTTTGTCTCCAGTGTTCCTCGTGGTCCCAGGAGCTACCAGTGTACCTTGTTACTGTTAATCGTTTCACTGATGTGTACTAAGCAAAATATGCATACTTAATAAGCATCAGAGTATGGAGTATTTGTCTTGTTCCTTATTTAGTCTCCTCatattattttaaaatgttgtgGATGTATTTTTCAACATGCCTTCAATGTAAACATTTTAGCCTACCTTGATGTTAGGGGGGAAAATGCATTACATTATTTTCAAGGAAATAGAAAAAACTATATGTATTTAGAAAGTGTTATTGCGATATTATCATTAACTGTGTTTACATTCTCAATACAACGACATACAATGCcctttaaatatataaataacagAAGAAATGTAGTGCTCCATGTTGCTAACCCGATTTAAACTAGCTGGCTTTAACCTAGTGAAAAGCAGCCACCAAAAACGAACATTCCATCTGTAATGTGTCTCATGGTTCCTTGTTAAATGTTATGTAGGCACTCCTACCAGGGCCAAAAATAAAGCTCTTGTCTCTTTTCCAGTTACTTGAAGCATGATATTTATTACATATGTGTCTAAAGTTAGCCTCAGTACAATAAATATTTAAATGGGTTAGTGTTACTGTCTGAAACCCAAACGTCACACAGTGAGTGAGCAGTCGTCAGCTGTTCAGTGAAACTTAGAAGCTGTAACAAGACCTAAAGAAAGTGTCCCAGATCCCCGTCACCTACATATTCACATGTTGCCCTACTTAATCTATGTTTGCTATTTAATCACAGTAAAAGATGTCATTTTAAATACCAGAAATACAAATTAGATACCATCTACACCACAGAAGCAGGCTGCAAACTATACTCTTTGAAAAAACAGCAATTATAGTAGTAAAGTAAAAATTGGAGAGATGTTTCTTGTCACTCATTTTACCAAGAACATTTCCTCACATTAAGACTCATCTGCATTTAGGCCTCAAAGGGTCTTATAGCTCCTTTCAGTCCAGCAGCTGTCACAGCCACGGCGCGTGGGGTCTCCCAGTGATGTCCCTAACTCTCCTGTCCAGTCAGAGATGCCTGGGAACCTGACAGCCATGCTGAAGCAGGGACCCCCCCCCCGTGGTGACAGCAGAGGGTCTGACCACTGACATGGGGAGGGTGTCAGCCTGGGCCAGTCCTCCCTAAAGGATGAAGGGCAGAATCGGGGAGCGCAGGGTGGGGTAGTCACGGAACTCTTTAAGGTAGTTGCGGTGCTTGCCTCGGGCCCACACGGTCATCCTGATGAAGCCCACAATGGTGAAGAAGGCCACGGGCACGCACTGTGTCATCACCGTGAAGCCCATCCAGGACCCCAGCTGTCAGCAAGATCAACACATGGGAAACGTATTACATTTGGATACAAACACAGAGCCAAGGTTGAAGCCAGCAGAGGGCATTCTTACCATATtgcaacacacaaccacacacacacacacatccttggtCAACAACATGCTGGTCCCACACTGCATATTGTATCTTGTGAAGCTAAAGGTCTTAAGAGTCTCACGGCATTAACATCATCTCACCTCATATGTATAGTGTGGGCAAGAAACCAATGCAAAAATCCATGTAAATGGGTTTTTTGTCGGGTATGGTATCTTCTTTACCTTGGAACCTAGGATAGAATTGGGAGAGTTGGTCGGAAATGGAAATGTGGATTTCAAACTCTTACAACGAACAGTGCTGTGTTTACTGATAATACTCACCGGGGGGTTTAAGGTTGCGCAGAGCAACATGGATGGAGAAACTACCCAGCTGACAGAGCTGTGGGGACAGATAGAGCTAACAGTGAAGACACCAAATAACACGGCAGAAAACCAAAGAAGAAGCCCAAACTCCACCGCAGACAACACATACTTCCATCTTACCAAGAAAGCAATGAGGGCTGTCTTCACCTGTTGCTTTCCATAATCTGGGAACAGACAGATAGGTGAAATGTCTGCGTTAAAAGCATATGAGAATGTGTTTGAGAAAACACGGACTTACAAGGTGGTGTGTAGAGAGGGTGGTTGATGTAGTAGGCCATCCATGCAGCAAAGCACCAGTAGTAGCCACAGTTCTTGAATATATTCCTCATTGGCATAGTTCCATGGGAGATGCGATGGACAAACATGTTCTCCAGTATTCTCTTGGCATAGTGGAAGGAGTGACACATGCAGGCCAGGCTGTAGCAGGGGAAAGGAAAcactactctgttttaggctttcAACTGGGACTCAGTTTTATAGCAATGGCAGACCATCCATCACACATGGCCCTGATTTACTGTTGGAATAGAAAATGTGACCTACAGACATCAATATGGATCGGGACATCTACCATTTTGTAAAAGTGTGAAGAACAGTGGTAATATGGTCATGTATCATCAAACCATACAGTATGTAagctaatgaaaataaatacgaAATTAGAAACTCACTGTACCACCCAATGCTTGCTGTTGGTGAAGTCATACTTTGGTGCGTAGATGAACGGCAAACGGAAGTAGAACATCAGGTAGATAAGGAGTGGCCCAGCGCACTCTGTTAGGAAGACCTGAGAGGGCacaggaaggtggggggggggggggggcatgttcaATGTGCACTTAACTAGTGGGGCAGAGTTACCGAGAAAGCATGTTGTTAAGCATGGATGAAAGCAGCCCACCCAGAGATGTGCCTAAACAAGCTCAGCTTGACACTTTGATTGTGACAACATGGATCTGTGACTCAGCAGCCTCTCTCACACCCTGGGCCAGTCCAGCGGACTGATACTGCTATTGTTGATCTCCCCTCTGGTGCCAGAACACTGACCTCCTCAGGGGTcagtgagaggtggaggtggtgcgtgggtgggtgggtgggtgcagAAGTGGGCTGTGGCTGGGTGAGCATGGTTAGATGAGGAGGCTATGCCAGAGAAAAGGTGAAACGGAGGTCAGAGGGATAAACGCCTGTGGGGAAATGGGGCCATGAGATTATGTGTCCTAGGACAGGGGATAGGGGGTCCAGGAGGTGAGAGAAAACCGAACTGCACTACAGTGCATCTATCTGTCAGTGTGGGTGTTTATTTATATGCAACACTAAGGTTGATTGAGTGAACCTGTGTATATTTAAAcacaagtgtatgtgtgtgtgtgtgtgtattcttctgtgtgtgtgtgtgtgtgtgtgtgtgtgtgtgtgtgtgtgcttgtgtgtgtgtgtgtgtgtgtgtgcatgcatgcctgtgtgtgtgtcggctcaCAGTTCCCCATGTAACCTGTGATCCTAGGTCACTAAAGTAGAAGCTGGCCGTGGTGCCAACAGGTAGTGTCTGTAGAATCTCTTCATCCTTCAGGCACTTGGCCTCTGTGAAGTATGACAAAGCACATGGTCAGCCATAATGCAGCACAGACAACAGAGAACCATTCGGTAAACCTCTCTGTTGCTCTAATTATCTCCATACAAACGTTGTTCATGCACAGCAACCACTGAAGGTCACTAATACTGTAAAATATGAGATGTTAGAAATGTGTGACTTACTTGGGTCTAGGCGTAAGGACTGCCTTGCTGGGTACACATTTGGATCTGACAGAACAAAACACTTTGTTGTGTAAACAGAACCAGAGTAGGCAGGAGTCTCATGTCAGTGTCACTGCAATATGTGTGTAAATATGTCCTGTTATAATAGTGTGCCCTGTAGTACTCACTTGACTTGTGAAACAAAGTCTTTATATCCAAAACGGTGGATGTTGGCTCCACCTATGTAGAGTAAAAGTTGCTTAACCACAGACAAACAAATCTAATAATATAATTAAATTCTGATTCCGATGGTGTCATGTCACCAAGACGTGTTTCACTCGCAGACCATGTAGACTGATTCCCCTGCTGACAAATTGAAGACTATTATAGACTGCCAGGCATACTGCCAGGTTTCGATGACTTGAAGAATGTGTAAGACTAGTGACACTCTATCTTAGCAATGATTCATTATTGTTTTGACATTAGTCACATTCACAGAAGCCCCTAAACACTTGTGCTAGGCCGTAGTCCAATGGCTGAAGAACTCAGAGCTCACACATAGCAAGCCCAGAAGATTCCTGCCAGAGCAGGGGGCATTTTCACCTTCCAACTGCAACACTATCTCAGTAGAATCCCGCCAATAATTGCCACACTTAGCCATGCCGTCTGTGAAGTAGATGACCGGCTGTAAAATTAGCTGCTGGTCAAAACGATGACTGGGTACTTCTTGAGCTAAAGCAAACAAGTTTCCTCTGAACTCATTACGCAGCCTTGAACTATGTTTGGACCATGAACCAAGTCTAAAAAGtactttaaaaactttttttgaaCTGACAGACTTGATAAAACGGCATAATTTGTTGACAGTACACTGTACCCCAAAATACCTTTTGTATTATATTCGTAATTTTGTATCTTACTGTACATTTAAAGTGGAACTCACCTTATCCAACAGAAGGAGCTTCTCCTTTGTCTTGGCATCCAATATCTCCACTTCAAAGTAAACTATTCTTTTGGCCTTTTTGGGAGGTTTTGGTCTTGGTCTTGAAGAAGACTTTTTCTCTACATCCCCATTTGCATTTTTTGCCTCTAATGCTAATGTATCCATGACAATATCGGATCTATAATCTTATTAACCTCTATACAGCTAGACTGGTGGAAAAAAGTGATCCAACGATATCTCAATCAGAGACAGAATCCCACTGTAGTCCAGCTGAAGTTGCTGTTCTCTTGGTCCACTTTTCCTATGAACTGTTCCGTCCAAATAGCCTGTCACTTCTCAGCCTGGGAAAGGCTAGGAGGCCATGAACACTtcttctgtgtgagtgtgtgagacagcaAGTGAGAAAAGAAGAAGTAGAAAAGATGTAGATACAGTTAGTACAGAGAATGAGATGTCAGCCACAACCTCACCTGAAGAGCTGCCTCCAAATCCTCATGAACCCCCTTCCACATCCCAAAACCCATCAAAGACGAAACCTGAGAGGCCCAAGACATAATCCACAGCACGCCATTCACAAGGCTAAATATAAGCTGCCTACTTTGCTTTGCACCAGCTTGGTAACCTTGGTaagccacacacaaaccctaCCCAGCGACATATCCCACTCTGTTCTCACAAGGCCAAAGacacatctcttctcctctcggcTCCTCGCTCCCGTCACACACCATACCCGCTATGAGCCTGATCCATTTGATGAAAGACAGACATTCCAACACATGCCCCTCCTTTAGACCACCTGTGCTggcgtgttttttttttttttttctccctcagtGACCTCAagaacaaagacaaacacatgtTTATTTTCAGACTGTGTTGTTCCTACAGTCTGGGCCACCATCTTTTGTTCCAATAAATGCCCTATTCTGGGGGTGCGGGAGTGGAGTTGTATTCTTAGGGCATGGCTGAGGAGAAGTCAACGATGCAAAGATGTCTTACATCCTTAAATAGCATGTAGAATATAGATCCGCTGTGTTGAAAACAGCAGATTACATGCTATCAATTTTGCACTTTCATTTGCACTTATTCAATGAGCAAAATATTCTATCCATTGCAATGTGTTTAagtgcagcagataatcaaggactAGAAGCTCATAGTGCTAACGTAGTAGTGGTTAGTGTATTTTAGGCTATCCGGCACAGATACACAGagcccaacagacacacacagagatgaagagagagagatagaagataTGGCTATCTATGTTTTAGATGATGTACTCATGCTGCTGCTATGGTGCTTATGCCCCACCGTGGCCTACCTATCACTTTCACTATCTTTGAACCTGAACTTTAAAAAAAAGGCTCTTGATTGCCACTGTAATTGTATAATGTCTATGTATCCAGTCAATGCATCCCACAAGAAACTATAAGATAATGTCAATCAAGTTGGTCATATCAGTATTAGTAATGGGATAACCTACATGACCTGCATTTCCATCAACACTTTGCTTTGGGCCGTTGTGGATTATGAGTCCTGTAGAGGAGATCCACATGACAAAGCTTGAAGCTAAGTAATGCTGCCACAGTGTGGTCGGTCGTCAAACTGAACAATGCTGAAGTCCGCTTTTTTTGCGGTTAGGCTGTAGCAGTTGTCCAGGCTTGTGTCTAGTCCAATAAGTTAATTGTCTCAAATCTTGTATTTGATAAATGTTATGAGATATGAGAACCTTTTGCATGATTATAATTTGTACAGTTAACATAAATACATCTTTAGAGATGGTCTTCTGGAATCTAGACGTTAACAACCTAATAACAACCTAAAGTATCGTTTTTTTCCCGGATAATGCATACTTCGCGTGTTCGTACCACATCTGCATATTCTGACAATTATAACTGTACCTGGGTTGCTGTTCCAGTATGACTGATTCCATTCAACCTAGACTATGACAGCTTCCGTGACGTAGAAAGGGGCGTGGATACTTATGAGGAAATGTGATGTTCCTACTCAATGCACATCAGCAAGCTTGTTCTAGAAGTTTCTCTTGTCGACGTGTTGAAGAGCGCATGAGAGCTAGACTACATTACTCACCAGTGTTAAAAAGTGCTCTCTTTAGCAGAGCGTAATATATCTGTAAGATATATCTTTACATAGATTCATATGTGTATTTAATTCGACAAGCTTGTTTGTAAGTCACTCAAAATACCGCGCTCAAGGTTTGTAGCTACAAGGAAGGATATATAACGTTAGCTAGCGAGCCACCTAAACTGTGACTGCATTGCTGTAAGTTGTGAAACAGTCAGGATTGCTCCTTTAACAATGCTTGCAAaaatttaaaacaaacaaacggaTTATTGTAATGGGTAAAGACTACTATAAAGTGTTGGGAATACAGAAAGGCGCGTCAGAGGACGAGATTAAGAAGGCGTATCGCAAACAGGCCTTGCGTTATCATCCCGACAAAAACAAGTCTGCCGGGGCAGAGGATAAATTCAAAGAGATTGCCGAGGCATATGATGTCCTCAGCGACGCGAAGAAAAAGAATGTATTTGACAAATATGGAGAGGAAGGTAAAATGTTTCAAGATTTATTTTGCCATTGTAGCCTTGCAAGCTGCCAGTGGTAGGCTATTCGAAAACATGGCATGAACAAGTTGTGCTTTCTTCTGTCAAATCTATTTTGCGTGACTTCTTATTTTAGGAATCTGTTTGAATGATAGTGATAGGTCTGTTTGAGCACGGTTTGGCTAACTGAATAACAGAACAGTGGTCACCGTTCTAAAGTTCGCTGGAACTTTCCTACTTGTTCTGTGTTCAGACCACAGTcctgtaataaataaaagtatATGGAATACCTACATCATTGTAGAAACGTGTTTAAACCCCGTTTCGTGAAGGTGTGGGCAACTGGTCTTGCAGTTCTAAACTGGCATAAAATAAAAGTAGTAGCATACCAttttcaatatttgaagtgggtAAAGTAAAGCATGAAAAATGTTTGTTGTTCTTTTTAACAGGTCTAAAGGGGCCCATGGGTGGAAGTAGAGGTCCTAATTGCCAGAACTTTAACTACACATTTCATGGTGACCCACATGCCATGTTTGCCGAGTTTTTCGGTGGCCGCAGCCCTTTTGAACAGTTTTTCCCCCACAATGGGGATaatgatatggacattgatgaCCCCTTTGCTGCTTTCGGGATGGGGGGAATGGGTGGTATGGGAGGAGGGTTCCAGAGGTCCTTCAAGTCAAGACCAGGGGGGTCCTGTGGGGGACGGGAAAAGAAGAAAGACCCTCCAGTGGTGCACGAACTGAAGGTGAGTCTGGAGGAGGTGTTCTCCGGCTGCACCAAGAAGATGAAGATTTCCCGCAAGCGCCTGAATCCAGACGGCTACACCATGCGTAGTGAGGACAAGATCCTCACCGTAGACATCAAGCGTGGCTGGAAGGAAGGGACCAAGATTACCTTCCCCAGAGAGGGGGACGAGACGCCTGCCAACATTCCAGCTGATGTGGTGTTTGTCGTCAAAGACAAACCCCACCCTGTCTTCCGCCGAGAGGGTTCTGACATCATCTTCTCTGCAAAAATATCCCTCAGAGATGTGAGTGCTGGGTCTCCACGTCTTCAAACCTGCTATCAATCCCATTGATATAACCTTTGATACTTGAATCAAATGGCATGTTTCACAAGTCATATTTATTGATCTTATCATTAGCAAACCACCCTaaatgtgtctctgtctgtctctgtgtttcctACCAGGCACTGTGTGGTTGCACAGTCAATGCCCCCACGTTGGATGGTAGGACTGTCACTGTAAGCTCCAGAGACGTCGTCAAACCTGGGATGAAGAAACGCATTGTTGGAGAAGGACTGCCCCTGTCCAAGTGccctgagaagagaggagatatgGTTCTGGAGTTTGTGGTGAAATTCCCCGAAAAATTGGGTCAGAATGCTCGTGATGCGTTAAGTCAGATCCTTCCTCCTTGAATTAAAAGGTGGCTGTGAGAAAATGCCAGTTCCCAGACAACCAGTCTACATCTCTAATAACATGTACAGCTCTAAGCTGCAGGCTTGGCCCTGCCTCACCCGGGACAGATGTTGGGATTTAACTCATTTAC contains:
- the tecra gene encoding very-long-chain enoyl-CoA reductase isoform X2, which gives rise to MDTLALEAKNANGDVEKKSSSRPRPKPPKKAKRIVYFEVEILDAKTKEKLLLLDKVEPTSTVLDIKTLFHKSNPNVYPARQSLRLDPKAKCLKDEEILQTLPVGTTASFYFSDLGSQVTWGTVFLTECAGPLLIYLMFYFRLPFIYAPKYDFTNSKHWVVHLACMCHSFHYAKRILENMFVHRISHGTMPMRNIFKNCGYYWCFAAWMAYYINHPLYTPPYYGKQQVKTALIAFLLCQLGSFSIHVALRNLKPPGSKVKKIPYPTKNPFTWIFALVSCPHYTYELGSWMGFTVMTQCVPVAFFTIVGFIRMTVWARDKTDIA
- the dnajb1a gene encoding dnaJ homolog subfamily B member 1a, with the protein product MGKDYYKVLGIQKGASEDEIKKAYRKQALRYHPDKNKSAGAEDKFKEIAEAYDVLSDAKKKNVFDKYGEEGLKGPMGGSRGPNCQNFNYTFHGDPHAMFAEFFGGRSPFEQFFPHNGDNDMDIDDPFAAFGMGGMGGMGGGFQRSFKSRPGGSCGGREKKKDPPVVHELKVSLEEVFSGCTKKMKISRKRLNPDGYTMRSEDKILTVDIKRGWKEGTKITFPREGDETPANIPADVVFVVKDKPHPVFRREGSDIIFSAKISLRDALCGCTVNAPTLDGRTVTVSSRDVVKPGMKKRIVGEGLPLSKCPEKRGDMVLEFVVKFPEKLGQNARDALSQILPP
- the tecra gene encoding very-long-chain enoyl-CoA reductase isoform X1, which produces MDTLALEAKNANGDVEKKSSSRPRPKPPKKAKRIVYFEVEILDAKTKEKLLLLDKVEPTSTVLDIKTLFHKSNPNVYPARQSLRLDPKAKCLKDEEILQTLPVGTTASFYFSDLGSQVTWGTVFLTECAGPLLIYLMFYFRLPFIYAPKYDFTNSKHWVVHLACMCHSFHYAKRILENMFVHRISHGTMPMRNIFKNCGYYWCFAAWMAYYINHPLYTPPYYGKQQVKTALIAFLLCQLGSFSIHVALRNLKPPGSKVKKIPYPTKNPFTWIFALVSCPHYTYELGSWMGFTVMTQCVPVAFFTIVGFIRMTVWARGKHRNYLKEFRDYPTLRSPILPFIL